In the genome of Microcoleus vaginatus PCC 9802, the window GGCAAGGGATACATATTGTTCTGGACTGTAAGTGCGCGGGATGTGGTAGCGAAATAATCGACGAGTTGAGAGTAGGTCATGGAGTCCGAAACTCTGTCCAAGTTGATACAATCAAAGGTGAAGTTTTTGCAAAAGTTGCTAATATAAAAGAATGGCTAGGCAAACCATTACTCTATTCACTCCAAAATCCTCAACCCGAAAAACTTGAGATTGTCAAAGAAATTTTTAAACCCTGCAAGCGGGTAATTATCTTAAACTGTATCGATCATCTGTATGGTCATTCCCTGCTGAAGTTGCTAAATGCACAAAGGCACTTAGAATGCAACTCAGACTGCGGGTTAGTTGTGATAGTTCCTAAGTTTCTAAGGTGGATGGTTCCTGATGAAGTTGCCGAAGTCTGGACAGTACCTATTTCTTTAAAAAATGGTCAAACTTACTATCCCAGCTTCGCTGAGTTTGTTGAGGAAGAAACGAAACGCTTTGATGAAATTTATGTCAGCGAAGCCCATTCTCATCCTAGCCAGTTTGACATCACGCGGTTTACTAGAGTTCCCAAACACAAATTTGAGGAGCCAGAAACAAGAATTACTTTTATTTGGCGCGAAGATCGTTTATTAGTTAACAGTGGGCTGTTCCGAGTTTTGAAAAAGCTCAATCAACGAGAAAGGGCCTTGCCATTACAAAATTTGAAAATTCAGCAGTTATTTGAGAAAATCAGGTCGCAAGTACCAGAAGCAAAATTTGCCGTAGCTGGTTTGGGGACAAAAACTAAGTTTCCCGAATGGATTGAAGATTACAGAGTGGATAGTTTTAATGAAAAAGTTGAAAAGGAAATATGCCAGGTTTATTCACAAAGCCGCTTAGTAATTGGTCTTCACGGCTCTAATATGTTGCTACCTTCTGCTCATGCTGGTATGACAATTGATTTGATAGATGAACGTTGGGGGAACTTTGCCCAAGATATTTTATACCAAGAAGGTGACCCGAGAATGGCTAGTTTTCGCTATAGATTTTTGCCCTATCAGACTAGCAATGAGACACTGGCATACATAGCGGCTGTGATGCTCCAAAAGTGGTTTAATTTTAAATCGCAGATGACTGCTGATCTTGTTAATTCAGATGTTGAAGACTACTAGAAAAAGTAGAGTCGCAGAAATGTTCAATTACCAAATCCAAACACCCGTCGCTTTTATCATCTTCAAACGTCCAGATACAACGGCTAGAGTATTTGAGGCAATTCGTCAGGCAAAACCTCCCAAATTGCTAGTAATTGCTGACGGCCCACGTCCAGATAAGCCTGGAGAAGATCAAGCATGTGCTGCCGCAAGAGCTATTATTGACCAAGTAGATTGGGACTGCGAAGTTTTGAAGAATTACGCAGACGTAAATCTCGGTTGTCGCCTGCGGGTTTCTAGCGGTATGAATTGGGTGTTTGATACCGTTGAAGAGGCAATTATTCTTGAGGATGACTGTCTCCCTCATCCTACTTTTTTCCGCTTCGCTGAAGAATTGCTGGAGCGTTACCGAGACGATCAGCGGATTCTATCAATCTCTGGTCAAAATGTTCAGTTTGGGCGAAAAAGAACTGATTATAGTTACTACTTTTCTCGCTATAATCACTGCTGGAGCTGGGCGAGTTGGAGGCGAGCTTGGCAGCATTATGATTTAGATATGAAGTTGTGGCCAGAAATTCGAGATGGTAATTTTTTGATGGATGTACTGGGAGACTCCCATGCTGTAAAAGTTTGGACAAATACTTTTCAGCTTTGTTATGAAAAAAAATTACAGAGTTGGGCTTTTCAGTGGACATTTGCTAGTTTTATTCAAAATGGTATGAATATTCTTGCAAATGTCAATTTAGCTTCTAACATCGGACATGGTGTAGGGGGAACTAATACGGAGGATGTCAACAGTCCTTATAGTAATATGCCTGTAGAAGCTATAACATTTCCGATGAAACACCCAGCCTTTGCCATTCGGGATGTGCAAGCAGATAATTTTACTGAAAACACTTTATATGATTACGATCCGAAATTTGTCAAGAAAGTACAACGAAAAATCCAACAATTTTTGAAATAGTAAGTAACCATGAGTTAAGGATGTTTGGATGAAAGTTTTGCTAGTAAGTAATTATGATATTAAAGGTGGTGCTGCGAGAGCTAGTTATCGCCTGCACAAGGGTTTACAAAATATGGGGGTAAATTCCCAAATTTTGGTAGGGTCTAAGTCTAGTAATGATGAGAATGTGCGGTTGATGCCGACTAAATTAGGGGAGA includes:
- a CDS encoding glycosyltransferase family 2 protein — protein: MFNYQIQTPVAFIIFKRPDTTARVFEAIRQAKPPKLLVIADGPRPDKPGEDQACAAARAIIDQVDWDCEVLKNYADVNLGCRLRVSSGMNWVFDTVEEAIILEDDCLPHPTFFRFAEELLERYRDDQRILSISGQNVQFGRKRTDYSYYFSRYNHCWSWASWRRAWQHYDLDMKLWPEIRDGNFLMDVLGDSHAVKVWTNTFQLCYEKKLQSWAFQWTFASFIQNGMNILANVNLASNIGHGVGGTNTEDVNSPYSNMPVEAITFPMKHPAFAIRDVQADNFTENTLYDYDPKFVKKVQRKIQQFLK